A region of the Actinomycetes bacterium genome:
GCCGCCAGTACCCGCTGCGGTAGAGGAACTGCCAGGTGTCCTCGATGCGGTGGGCGTCCCGGTCGAGCAGGAGCGGCACCACGTGCTCGCCAAGATAGGTCGCCACCGCGAGCTCGCGCCCGTTGAGCGTGGCATCGCCGAGACCGGTGACGCCGTCCGACGTCGTGACCTTCAACGTCACGAAGTTGCGGTCCGGGCTGGTGACGACGACCTCGGCGGCGACGATGCGCAGGCTCATGACCCGATCCTCTCGCGGGTGACCGCCGCCACCAGGTCGGCGTCGTCGGGGAGGGAGGGATCGATCCGTGCCAGCATCTGCGCGATCGAGGCCGTGTCGCTGCGCGCGTACCCGGCCAGGATCCGCACCGCGGCCGCGGGCATGCGGCCGGCCGCCCGCTCGGCTCGCAGGACGGGGAGCACCCGGACCCGCAGCTTCTCCGGGCCGTCCAGGGCGATCTGGTCGAGGCGGTGCTCGATCGCCGGGTTCTCGAAGCGCAGGAGCAGCGCCTCGACGTAGGGCTCCAGGTCCGGGACCGCGACATAGGGCCGCGCCTCGTCCCACCACTGCCGCACCCAGTCGCGGCACCGGGGGTCCGCGATGGCCTCGGCCACGAGCCGATGACCGAGCGGTCGGCCGCAGTACGCGAGCAGGGAGTGGGCGCCGTTGAGCAGGAAGAGCTTGCGCGCCTCGTAGGGCGCGACGTCCTCGACGAAGCGCGCACCGGCGGTGTCCCAGCGCGGGTACGTCGGCCCCGGACGCGCCCCGATGACCCAGTCCGTGTACGGCTCCGTGACGACGACCAGCGGGTCCTCGTTCGCCGGCGTGATCCGGTCGACCACGGTGCTGACGTACCTCGCATTGGCGTCCACCCACGCGGCCAGCCCGGGATCGCCGAGCGTCCGGGCGGCGACGACGTCGCGCAGGACCTCCCCGTTGGCGGGCAGGTTGTCGCACGGGATCAGCGCGATCGGGCCGGCGCCGGCGGCCCTTCGCGCGCGCAGCCCGGCGACCAGCCGCGAGGTGACCGACGAGGGATCGTCGTCGAGGCGGTACGCGGGCTCGGTCACCGTCAGGGTCACGTAGCCGACAGCGGGATCGGCCCACAGCCGGAGCCAGGCCTCGGCGTCGGAGGCCACGTGGACCTCGGCGATCGACTCGACCACCTCGGCCGCGCTGCCGGTCGGACCCCGCACCTCCAGCCGGTAGAGGCAGTCGCCCACCGCCAGGGCCTCGGCCAGGTCGGGCCGACGGCCGGCGAAGGCCGCGATGCCCCACTCCTGACCGTCCACGGCAGCGTGCGTGTACCAGGCCTGATGCGCGCGGAAGAAGTTCCCGAGCCCGAGGTGCATCGCCCGGACGGGAGGGCGCGGGCGCGTACGGCGCAGCGAGGTCACAGGCCGAAGACCTCACGCGGCCGGCCGACGACGAGGTCTCGGGCGATCTCAACGGCCTCGTCCTCGTCCAGGCGATGCTCGGCGACGAGCCCGGCGAGGTGGCCGCTGTCGAGCCTGCGTGCCATGTCGTGACGTGCCGGGATCGAGCAGAACGCGCGCGTGTCGTCGATGAAGCCCGACGTGCGCGAGAACCCGACGGTCTCGGTCACCGCGGTCCGCCAGCGACGTACCGCGTCCGGGGCGTCGAGGAACCACCAGGGCGCGCCCACGTAGACGGCGGGGTAGAAGCCGGCCAGCGGCGCGATCTCGCGCGAGTACGTCGTCTCGTCGAGGGTGAACAGCACGAGCGTGAAGTTCGGGTGGGTGCCGAAGCGCTCGAGCAGGGGGCGCAGGGAGTCGGTGAACTCCACGCGCAGCGGGATGTCATGGCCGGTGTCGGGTCCGTACGCCTCGAACGTCGGACGGTGGTGGTTGCGGCGCACGCCCGGGTGCAGCGTCATCGTGAGCCCGTCCTCGGCCGACATGCGAGCCATCTCCAGCAGCATGTGCCGGCGCAGGCCGACGGCTTCCGCACCGCTCGCTCGGCCACGCATCGCGGCGGCGTAGACCTCCTCCGGGCGCTCCACCTCGGCGGTCCCGACGTCCTCGTGGCTGTGGTCGGCAGAGACTGCGCCGTGCTCGACGAAGTGGCGACGCCGAGCCTCCATCGCCGCGACCCAGCCGCGGTAGGTCGTCGTGTCCTCCCCGCTGGCCTCGGCGAGGGCGCTCACGTCGTGGGCCCAGGTCGGCGAGCCGACCTCCAGGTAGCGGTCCGGTCGAAACGTCGGGATGACCCGGCCGTGCCAGGTCGGGTCGATGCGCAGCGCCGCGTGAGCGGCCAGGTCGGCGACGGGGTCGTCGGTCGTCGCGAGCACGTCGATCCCGAACCGCTGGTAGAGCGCCCGCGGGCGAAGGTCGGCGGCCGCGAGCCGTCCCGCCACCTGGTCGTAGATCGCGTCCGCCGTCGCAGCGCTGGGTCGCACGGAGACGCCGAAGATGTCGACGAGCTCGGCCTCGAGCCAGTACCGGACCGGCGTGCCGGCGAACACCCGCCAGTTTGCGCACACCTGCCGCCAACCGGCACGCGCGGCCGACTCGTCGAGGTGGCCCCGCCCGACGCCGAGGTCGCCCAGCGGCACACCCGAGGCGTGCAGCAGCCGCGTCACGTAGTGGTCCGGGGTGACGAGCAGGCTGGCCGGGTCGGCGAAGGGCGCGTCGTCGAGCAGGAGCCGGGCCTCCACGTGCCCGTGCGGCGAGACGATGGGCAGGTCGCTGATCTCGCCGAGGATCCGCCGGGCGATGGCGCGCACACCCGGGTCGGGTGGCAGCAGCCGGTCCGGATCGAGCCTCAGCGGACGCGGATCGGACGTGGCCACCCGCTCAGCCTGCACCCAGCCCGCCGCCGATCGGACCGTCGACTCGTGGCGGGTCCTCCGTCACTGCGGGGCTCCGGAGTGACGAGCAACCCGCCACAGGTGGGTCGGGGGTTAGCTGATGACGCGGACGAGGTCCGCCTGCGGGCCTTTCTGGCCCTGGGAGATCTCGAACTCCACGCGCTGGTCCTGCTCGAGCGTGCGGTACCCGTCGGACTGGATCGCGCTGTAGTGGACGAACACGTCGGGGCCGTTGTCGACCTGGATGAAGCCGTAGCCCTTCTCGCTGTTGAACCACTTGACGACGCCCTGCGGCATGACATGTCTCCTGCTGGTGGCGGAACAGGTTGCGACGACCGTAGCGCCCGCGGGCGCCTCTGCGGAGGGGTTCGGATCAACCGCCCGCGACGGCGGGGATGATCGACACCGAGGACCCCTCCGGGGTCGGCGTCTGCAGGCCGGACGCGAAGCGTACGTCGTCGTCGTCGACGTAGACGTTCACGAAGCGCCGGATCGCCCCCGCATCGTCCAGGACACGTGGGCCGATGCCGGGGTAGGCCGTGTCGAGCGCGGCGAGGACCTCCGAGAGGGTGTCCCCGGCGACCGAGACCTCGGCCGCGCCGCCGGTGTACTGCCGCAGGATGGTCGGCACCCGCACGGTGACGCTCATCGGCCGTCCCCCGCCAGGCCCGCGGCCCGGAAGGCCTCCAGGGAGGCGGGGATGGTGGCCGTGGGGCGGGCCACCGCCTCGACGGCGTCGAGGGTCTTCAGGCCGTCGCCGGTGTTGAGGATGACCGTCTCCGCGTCCGGGTCGAGCAGGCCGGCCCGGAGCAGCTTGCGGGTCACGGCGACGGTGACCCCGCCCGCCGTCTCCGCGAAGATCCCCTCGGTGCGCGCGAGCAGGCGGATGCCCTCGACCACCTCCGCATCGCTGACGTCCTCGACGGCCCCGTCGGTGCGCCGGCAGACGTCGAGCGCGTACGGGCCGTCGGCGGGGTTCCCGATGGCGAGGGACTTCGCGATCGTGTCCGGCCGGACCGGGCGGACGACGTCGTGGCCGGCCTTGAACGCCTGGCTCACCGGGGCGCAGCCCGAGGCCTGTGCCCCGAAGATCCGGTACGGCGACGCCTCGACCAGGCCGAGCGAGCCCAGCTCGCGGAAGGCCTTGTCGACCTTGGTGAGCAGCGACCCGGACGCCACCGGGGCGACCACCTGCTGCGGCAGCCGCCACCCCAGGTCCTCGGCGATCTCGTAGCCCACCGTCTTCGAGCCCTCGGCGTAGTACGCCCGCAGGGTGATGTTGACGAACCCCCACGGCTGCTCGGCGGCCACCTCGGAGCACAGCCGGTTGACGTCGTCGTAGCTGCCCTCGACCGCTACGAGGGTGCCGCCGTAGACGGCGGTGGTGACGATCTTGCCGGCCTCCAGGTCGGCGGGGACCACCACGACCGAGCGCAGGCCGGCCTTGGCAGCGGCCGCCGCGACGGCGTTGGCCAGGTTGCCGGTCGAGGCGCAGGCCAGCGTGTCCAGCCCCAGCGTGCGGGCCGCGGCGAGCGCCACCGCCACCACGCGGTCCTTGAAGGAGTGGGTCGGGTTCCCGCTGTCGTCCTTGATCCACAGCGAGCGCAGCCCGAGCTCGCGCCCCAGCCGCTCGGCCCGCACCAGCCGCGTGCAGCCGGGGGCGAGGCCGGGCATGGACGCGATGTCCTCCGGTACGGGCAGCAGCGCGCGGTAACGCCACATGCTGCGCGGGCCGGACTCGATCTCGGCCCTGGTCAGCGCTCCGACCTCATAGGCGGTCTCGAGCGGCCCGAAGCAGTCCTCGCAGACGTAACTGGGGCCGAGGGGATAGGTGCGGCCGCACTCGCGGCACGACAGGCCGCACGCTCGACCGAAGCCGGCGGATGACCCGGTGCTGATCGACAGGGTGGTCCCGGTGTGGGAGCCGGGGGCGAGAACCGTCACGCGAAGAGCCTTTCTCCTCATCTTTCCCGCACGCCTCGTGGGGACGGACTTGGCACCAGTTCTGCGCGCACGCGGACGAGTGCGTCGCTCGATGGTTGCCGGGGCTTCACCGGGCCGTGTCCCTCTGCCCCTCTGGATGAGCGATCTTCAGTTGTCCGGGAATGCCGGCGCCGACTCGCGGCGCTGAACTCCCTAACGGACACTATGACCTACGCCGCCGGACGGACCATCATCCGTCCGGGTGGCGAGACGCCGTCTCGGCACCGCGCCGAGTCGCCGGGACGCGAGGAGGCAGCGGTGCGACCCGACGTGGAGCGCTGGTCGAGGCGCCGTTGGTCGCACGCCCACGACTGGCCAGTCCCTGCGCTGGTGGCGGCGAAGGGGACCACACGGGTGAGCGTGGTCCTGCCCGCCCTCGACGAGGAGTCGACGGTCGGCGACATCGTCGCCCGGATCCGCCGCGAGCTCGTCGAGGTGTCGCACCCGCTGGTCGACGAGATCGTCGTCATGGACTCCGGCAGCAGGGACGCGACCGCCACCGTCGCCGCGCGCGCCGGCGCGCGCGTGGTCGAGCGGGCCGACGTGCTGCCCGAGTTCCCCGTGCTCCCCGGCAAGGGCGAGGTGCTGTGGCGCTCGCTCGCGGCCACCGACGGGGACGTGGTCGTCTTCGTCGACGCCGACCTGGAGGACTTCTCCGCCTCGGTGGTGACCGGGCTGCTGGGCCCGGTGCTCACCGACCGTTCGATCTGCCTGGTCAAGGGCGCGTTCGACCGCCCGTGGCGGGTCGGCGACGACGTACGGCCCACGGGCGGCGGCCGGGTGACCGAGCTGGTGGCGCGGCCCCTGCTGAACCTCTGCTGGCCGGAGCTGGCGGGAGTGGCCCAGCCGCTGGTTGGCGAGTACGCCGCCCGGCGGGGGCTGCTGGAACAGCTGGCGTTCCCGACCGGGTACGGCGTCGAGCTGGCGATCCTCGTCGACACCCTGGCCCTCGCGGGGCTGGACGCGATCGCCCAGGTCGACCTGGGGGTCCGACTCCACGCCCACCAGGACGACGCGGCGCTGGGCCGGATGGCTGCGGAGATCTGGCAGACGGCGCTGCGCCGCCTGGGGGCCGACGCGGCGATCCGGGGGGCGGCGCTGACCCAGTTCGACCGAGCCGACGGCGAGCTGGTCCCCCGCACCCACGACGTGTCCTCCGTCGAGCGCCCGCCCCTCGTCCAGGTGCCCGGCTACCGGCGGGCGTACGCCCCGCGCGCGGCCTCCTGACGCCCCGACTAGCCTCGATCGGGTGCCGTCAGCGACCACCGTCCTCGTCGCCAACCGCGGGCCGGTGTCCTTCCGGCCGGCCGAGGACGACCGGCTGCACGTCGTTCGCGGGGGAGGCGGGCTCGTCTCGGGCCTCAGCGGCGCCGACGAGGGCTCCGCGCTCGTGGTGTGCGCGGCGCTGTCGGACTCCGACCGCCACG
Encoded here:
- a CDS encoding mannitol dehydrogenase family protein, coding for MHLGLGNFFRAHQAWYTHAAVDGQEWGIAAFAGRRPDLAEALAVGDCLYRLEVRGPTGSAAEVVESIAEVHVASDAEAWLRLWADPAVGYVTLTVTEPAYRLDDDPSSVTSRLVAGLRARRAAGAGPIALIPCDNLPANGEVLRDVVAARTLGDPGLAAWVDANARYVSTVVDRITPANEDPLVVVTEPYTDWVIGARPGPTYPRWDTAGARFVEDVAPYEARKLFLLNGAHSLLAYCGRPLGHRLVAEAIADPRCRDWVRQWWDEARPYVAVPDLEPYVEALLLRFENPAIEHRLDQIALDGPEKLRVRVLPVLRAERAAGRMPAAAVRILAGYARSDTASIAQMLARIDPSLPDDADLVAAVTRERIGS
- the uxaC gene encoding glucuronate isomerase, with the translated sequence MATSDPRPLRLDPDRLLPPDPGVRAIARRILGEISDLPIVSPHGHVEARLLLDDAPFADPASLLVTPDHYVTRLLHASGVPLGDLGVGRGHLDESAARAGWRQVCANWRVFAGTPVRYWLEAELVDIFGVSVRPSAATADAIYDQVAGRLAAADLRPRALYQRFGIDVLATTDDPVADLAAHAALRIDPTWHGRVIPTFRPDRYLEVGSPTWAHDVSALAEASGEDTTTYRGWVAAMEARRRHFVEHGAVSADHSHEDVGTAEVERPEEVYAAAMRGRASGAEAVGLRRHMLLEMARMSAEDGLTMTLHPGVRRNHHRPTFEAYGPDTGHDIPLRVEFTDSLRPLLERFGTHPNFTLVLFTLDETTYSREIAPLAGFYPAVYVGAPWWFLDAPDAVRRWRTAVTETVGFSRTSGFIDDTRAFCSIPARHDMARRLDSGHLAGLVAEHRLDEDEAVEIARDLVVGRPREVFGL
- a CDS encoding cold-shock protein, producing MPQGVVKWFNSEKGYGFIQVDNGPDVFVHYSAIQSDGYRTLEQDQRVEFEISQGQKGPQADLVRVIS
- a CDS encoding MoaD/ThiS family protein, producing MSVTVRVPTILRQYTGGAAEVSVAGDTLSEVLAALDTAYPGIGPRVLDDAGAIRRFVNVYVDDDDVRFASGLQTPTPEGSSVSIIPAVAGG
- the thrC gene encoding threonine synthase, whose translation is MTVLAPGSHTGTTLSISTGSSAGFGRACGLSCRECGRTYPLGPSYVCEDCFGPLETAYEVGALTRAEIESGPRSMWRYRALLPVPEDIASMPGLAPGCTRLVRAERLGRELGLRSLWIKDDSGNPTHSFKDRVVAVALAAARTLGLDTLACASTGNLANAVAAAAAKAGLRSVVVVPADLEAGKIVTTAVYGGTLVAVEGSYDDVNRLCSEVAAEQPWGFVNITLRAYYAEGSKTVGYEIAEDLGWRLPQQVVAPVASGSLLTKVDKAFRELGSLGLVEASPYRIFGAQASGCAPVSQAFKAGHDVVRPVRPDTIAKSLAIGNPADGPYALDVCRRTDGAVEDVSDAEVVEGIRLLARTEGIFAETAGGVTVAVTRKLLRAGLLDPDAETVILNTGDGLKTLDAVEAVARPTATIPASLEAFRAAGLAGDGR
- a CDS encoding glucosyl-3-phosphoglycerate synthase, translating into MRPDVERWSRRRWSHAHDWPVPALVAAKGTTRVSVVLPALDEESTVGDIVARIRRELVEVSHPLVDEIVVMDSGSRDATATVAARAGARVVERADVLPEFPVLPGKGEVLWRSLAATDGDVVVFVDADLEDFSASVVTGLLGPVLTDRSICLVKGAFDRPWRVGDDVRPTGGGRVTELVARPLLNLCWPELAGVAQPLVGEYAARRGLLEQLAFPTGYGVELAILVDTLALAGLDAIAQVDLGVRLHAHQDDAALGRMAAEIWQTALRRLGADAAIRGAALTQFDRADGELVPRTHDVSSVERPPLVQVPGYRRAYAPRAAS